One genomic region from Anopheles bellator chromosome 2, idAnoBellAS_SP24_06.2, whole genome shotgun sequence encodes:
- the LOC131212765 gene encoding uncharacterized protein LOC131212765, whose amino-acid sequence MRTATALLRIRKPQNESNVPFQEMLPLRLKNHVSGKTDKTSDVACLQEMAILFSCMKTNDFNESLCTKEVGSFQRCYKGFLDKKTLKKETSSKGMLVAGKDLNYKQLNKVLKKYPTSAQK is encoded by the coding sequence ATGCGTACGGCCACGGCCCTGTTGCGGATCCGCAAACCACAGAACGAATCGAACGTGCCCTTTCAGGAGATGCTGCCACTACGGCTGAAAAACCATGTCAGCGGTAAAACGGACAAAACGAGCGACGTGGCGTGCCTCCAGGAAATGGCCATACTGTTTTCCTGTATGAAAACGAACGATTTCAACGAAAGTCTGTGCACGAAGGAAGTGGGCAGTTTCCAGCGGTGCTACAAAGGGTTCTTAGACAAGAAAACGTTGAAGAAAGAAACCTCCAGTAAGGGTATGTTAGTGGCCGGCAAGGATCTTAATTATAAGCAGCTGAACAAAGTACTTAAAAAGTACCCAACCTCTGCGCAAAAGTAG